Genomic window (Prochlorococcus marinus str. GP2):
TTCGTACAACCTACACAATGACCAAATGCAATTACTTCTTACGCCTGATTCATTATCAATCTTTAAACTTATTAAAAGCTGTTCAGCTGCTAATTGAGCATTTTCCAAAGAAACATTTCCAATTTCAGCTAAAGAACTAGATGACCATAACCGAACTGCAGCCACATCATTTTTTAAAGCATTTATTAATGGTTTTAAAACAATTTGGTTATCGTAGTTTGCTAGGCTCCATGCAGTTGCTCTTCTAACGTAAGCATTATCATCGTTCTTCAAAAGACTAACGAGTTTCTGAACTGCGCCAGGGAATGGATTACGACCTAAAGCATATACCGCACTCATTCTTTCAACAGGACAAGGTTGATCAAGTAACGGTAACAAAAGGGGGAAAGATCTTTGATCTCTATACTCACAAAATATTCTTAAGCCTTGAATTCTTTCTTCTCTATCACCTTGAAGCATTTTTAAAGCTTCAGTACATTCTTCAGTAATATTCAAACCTTTTGAAAATGCGTCTTCATCGATTTGCTCCAATGGATCTATTTCAATCTCTAAAGCTAACTCTTTGGCTAAAACATCTGGATCAACTGCGATTTCAGCTAAGCTTTCGTTATTAGGATCCTTATTCTTTTTCATTTTCAAAAACAAAAAATATTAATTAAGGGGAGCAGGCGACATCATATCACCTGGCAACCAAATTCTTGCACTAACTGCAAAGAAAGCAATCCCAAAAAGTGCTACGATAGCGAAAGGTAAAACTTTTGTCTTAATAAAACCCAAAGATTCAAAATTAATTAAAACAATAATAACCTGTTTAATAGACTTTTAAAAATTTTTTCTAAGATAATATTATTTTTTTCTTGCATTTTGTCTTAACTGGCCACATGCAGCATTTTTATCTAGACCTCTGCTTTTTCGCAAGCTGACAGCAATACCATTATTAGAAAGTCTAGATTGAAATAATTGAAGATTTTTTATTGAGGCTCGTTTAAATTCAACTTCATCAACCTGGTTGTACTGTATTAAATTTACGTGACATTGAAAACCTCTTAACAAATTACTCAATTCATTGGCATGTTCTAATTTATCATTAATCCCATTTAACATTAAATATTCAAAACTTACTCTTCTACCAGTATCTTTTACATATTGCCTGCAGTCCTCAATTATATTTTCAATATCATAGTTTTTTGCACTTGGTATTATCATTTGTCTTGTTTTTTGATTTGAAGCATGTAAACTTATTGCTAATGTAAATTGACAATTTCCTAAAATTTGGAAAGATTTTGCTGATAACTTTTTTATCATTCTTGGTACAGCAACAGTGCTCACAGTTATCTTTCTTTGACTAATCTGAAAATCATCATTTATAGACCTAATTGATAAAAGCAAATCATTAATATTCAATAAGGGTTCGCCCATACCCATAAAAACAATGTTAGTTACTTTTCTATTCATTTCATTCTCAATAAATAAAATTTGATCTAATATTTCACTTGCTTTTAAAGATCTCTTCAAACCTTCCTTACCAGTTGCGCAAAATTTGCAGTCCATTGGGCATCCAACTTGACTAGAGAGACATGCAGTTAATCTTTTTTCAGTAGGTATGCCGACGCACTCGATACTTTCATTGTCCAATGTAGTTAGTAATAGCTTAAGAGTACCATCGTTAGACAAGTTTTTTTCTTGAAAACTAAGTTCACTTACTTTAAAACCATCCTCCTTTAACTTTTTTCTAAAATCTAAAGGTAAGACTTCTATTTGATCAATATTTTTATTCTTGTTTCTATAGTTATAGATCCAACTATAGATTTGGCGACCTCTAAAAGCTGCCTGACCATAACCTAAAGCTATATTTTCTAAATCCTTTAAAGAACTTCCAAGAAGATTTTTCAAAATATTTACTTTAGCTCAAAACTGTTTTCACCATAACAGCAGACCATGTTTAAGAAAGAATTCTGTAAGAATAAGAGCTATAAATCCAATCATTGCCATTCTTCCATTAAGTCTTTCATTATAAGAATGGAAACCATAACGAGGTAATTTTCTTTTGGGGGCAATCTCTGGCTTAATCATTTATTACTAATAAAAGTTTATTCTAATAACTAAAAATTATAATGGATATTATTCATCAGAAAGTAGTCCCTCCTCTTGTAATCCCTCTAATGCAGCAGGATCTGGTAATTGATCTTCTGAGAATTGATTTTCAGCACTTGGTCTTGTAAATGCAGCAAAATTGCTGGAAGAGGGATCTATTCCGTGTCTGTTACGTGTAGTTTCCAAATCTTCATCGCTAGGATCATCAAGTATTGCTGAAGAGTTTACGGCCGGTGATTGTGGCATATCAACTGTATAGTCTGGCCTTAAGTTCTGAGTTCTTCTATATCCACCTGATTCTTCCGCAAGAATATCGGGATGGGGGCCAGCCTCTGAGGCTAATTCTTCCACAAATCCGCTAAAACCGGTACCTGCAGGGATCAATCTACCAATAATAACATTTTCTTTTAAACCTCTTAACCAGTCAGACTTACCTTCAATTGCAGCTTCTGTAAGAACCCTAGTAGTCTCCTGGAATGAAGCTGCTGATATAAAGCTATCTGTATTGAGAGAGGCTTTAGTTATTCCTAATAGTACCGGAGTAAACTCTGCGGGAGCTCCCCCCGTAATTGCCATTGCTTGGTTTGTATCTTCCACCTGCCTCAATTCTATAAGTTCCCCAGGTAAAAGAGTGGTATCCCCAGCATCTTCTATACGAACTTTACTTGTCATTTGTCTGACAATAACCTCAATATGTTTATCATCAATTGCAACACCCTGGGATTTATAGACGTTTTGAACTTCGTTTACCATACTTCTTTGTAATTTTGATATGGATTCTCGAGCTGCATCAATTAAAGGTTTTTGATCCTTTAAGTCGCTGAAGTAACAATCTAATAATTCATGAGGATTAATTGGACCATCAGTTAAGATCTCTCCACCTGTAACTTGTTGACCATCGCTAACCATTATATTTTTCCCAATAAGGAGTTGATATTCGTTAACAAAATCATCTTTTTCAATAACTGATAAAGAAACTGATTCTTCATCATTACCTTGTTTAATCTGAACAACTCCAGATTTTTTACACAAAATTGCAGAATCTCTTGGTCTCCTAGCTTCTAACAGTTC
Coding sequences:
- a CDS encoding HEAT repeat domain-containing protein is translated as MKKNKDPNNESLAEIAVDPDVLAKELALEIEIDPLEQIDEDAFSKGLNITEECTEALKMLQGDREERIQGLRIFCEYRDQRSFPLLLPLLDQPCPVERMSAVYALGRNPFPGAVQKLVSLLKNDDNAYVRRATAWSLANYDNQIVLKPLINALKNDVAAVRLWSSSSLAEIGNVSLENAQLAAEQLLISLKIDNESGVRSNCIWSLCRLYEKLNNTFQESFVDECTKIALFDKEPSVMEEAKTALDSMGMQGFYN
- the rlmN gene encoding 23S rRNA (adenine(2503)-C(2))-methyltransferase RlmN codes for the protein MKNLLGSSLKDLENIALGYGQAAFRGRQIYSWIYNYRNKNKNIDQIEVLPLDFRKKLKEDGFKVSELSFQEKNLSNDGTLKLLLTTLDNESIECVGIPTEKRLTACLSSQVGCPMDCKFCATGKEGLKRSLKASEILDQILFIENEMNRKVTNIVFMGMGEPLLNINDLLLSIRSINDDFQISQRKITVSTVAVPRMIKKLSAKSFQILGNCQFTLAISLHASNQKTRQMIIPSAKNYDIENIIEDCRQYVKDTGRRVSFEYLMLNGINDKLEHANELSNLLRGFQCHVNLIQYNQVDEVEFKRASIKNLQLFQSRLSNNGIAVSLRKSRGLDKNAACGQLRQNARKK
- a CDS encoding high light inducible protein, with the protein product MIKPEIAPKRKLPRYGFHSYNERLNGRMAMIGFIALILTEFFLKHGLLLW